The genomic region CCGCGATCAGTGCGCGCACCGGGCATGCGCCGGAACCGGGCACACTGCTGGTCGGCTTCGCGCGTCGTGCGGCGGCCTACAAGCGCAGCGATCTGGTGCTGCAGGATCCGGTCCGCCTGGAAGCGCTCCTCGAATCGCAGCCGGTGTCGTTCGTCTTCGCGGGCAAGGCGCACCCCGACGACAAGGCCGGCAAGGCGATCATCGGGCGCATCGTCGCGGCGCAGCATCGCTATCCCGGCCGCGTCACGTTTCTCGAGAACTACGACATGGCACTCGGGCGCCTGCTGACGCGCGGCTGCGACGTGTGGCTCAACAATCCAATCCTCCCGCTCGAAGCCAGCGGCACTTCGGGCATGAAGGCCGCGCTCAACGGAGTGCTGAACCTGAGCATTCTGGACGGCTGGTGGCCGGAGGGTTGCGAGCACGGGGTCAATGGCTGGGCGATCGAGAGCCCGAAGACCGGAGACGACGCGGCGGATCTCGATGCACTGCACCACGTGCTGCGCGAGCAGGTGCTCACGGCGTGGGCGATGCCCGAACGGTGGCGCGCCATGATGAGCGCGAGCATCGCGATGGCGGAAGAGAAGTTCACCTCGGACCGCATGGTCGAGGAGTACTTCGAGCGCATCTACCCGGAGTCGGTCGGACTCACCGACTGAATCGCGACCGCGACTACTCGGTCGCGCCGCCGGCGACCGGAGTGGCGACGAGTTCCGCCAGGTACTCCTCGGGCAGCGTACGGGCGCGCGCGCCGCGCACCGCGACTTCGAGCCACGCGGCACTCGGCGCCTCGCCCTGAGTGGGTCGCGCCGCGTAGAGCGTGACGCGCAGGCGGCGCGGAATCGAGCCGTCGTCGGGACGCGTCAGCTCCACCATGCCGGTCGAGCGTTCGACGCGATTGCGTGGATCGCCCTCGCCGAACCACACCTCCTCGCGCTCGAGCGCCACCAGGTCCTGCGGATCCAGCTGGTAGACGTAACCCCACACCCGATGCCCGTGGGCCACCGCGAGGCCCACCGCCCCACCGCTCCAACGCTCGGAATAGGCGGGAAAGTGCAGCCGGTGATCCGGGAGTGCGGCGACGCCGATCTCGCGCGACTGCGGGCAGCGGGCA from Candidatus Eisenbacteria bacterium harbors:
- a CDS encoding gamma-glutamylcyclotransferase, encoding MFYFAYGTDLDPTEFRARCPQSREIGVAALPDHRLHFPAYSERWSGGAVGLAVAHGHRVWGYVYQLDPQDLVALEREEVWFGEGDPRNRVERSTGMVELTRPDDGSIPRRLRVTLYAARPTQGEAPSAAWLEVAVRGARARTLPEEYLAELVATPVAGGATE